In Pleuronectes platessa chromosome 4, fPlePla1.1, whole genome shotgun sequence, the following proteins share a genomic window:
- the LOC128438498 gene encoding D(1)-like dopamine receptor, producing the protein MSNSSLQGLSLALPLTSFGNVLLFLFSVSLASSIIFLNMSVCVSILLNRALRSENRFMYMLSTCFSDICTGVSYYYVGVLDVKDGLNSPRGTHLIVPTFLGLSYMAVLAAQADRYHTVTSPFQYSRRMTLNRTVVVICAYWLYAFLIVAVNNLVTVGVAQRIVSIGSFVGNIFTVIIMIGLNIRLFIIARFQLEKEPPSVERDIKRSSVYLILVVALFFLMTWLPLFCQVIVCNFSASVCYAFKNDATDPIRVLPRVNAALTPILYIWGCSPLRATLLTKVWRPCCRRR; encoded by the coding sequence ATGAGTAACAGCAGCCTGCAGGGTCTGTCTCTAGCTCTGCCCCTCACCAGCTTTGgtaatgtgttgttgtttcttttcagtGTTTCCTTGGCTTCCAGCATCATCTTCctcaacatgtctgtgtgtgtctccatacTGCTGAACAGGGCTCTGCGCAGCGAGAACCGCTTCATGTACATGCTGAGCACCTGCTTCAGTGACATCTGCACCGGCGTGTCTTATTACTATGTGGGGGTCCTGGATGTGAAGGATGGCCTTAACTCCCCTAGGGGAACACATTTAATCGTGCCCACATTTTTAGGTCTGTCCTACATGGCCGTCCTGGCCGCGCAGGCCGACAGGTACCACACTGTGACTTCACCTTTCCAATACTCGCGCCGCATGACGCTCAACAGAACCGTGGTGGTCATCTGTGCGTACTGGCTCTACGCCTTCCTCATCGTGGCTGTGAATAACCTGGTCACAGTCGGCGTGGCTCAACGGATCGTGAGCATTGGCTCCTTCGTGGGCAACATCTTCACAGTGATTATAATGATAGGACTGAACATCAGGCTGTTCATCATAGCCAGGTtccagctggagaaggagccaCCCTCCGTGGAGAGGGATATCAAGCGCTCCTCGGTGTATCTCATACTGGTGGTGGCTTTGTTCTTTCTGATGACGTGGCTTCCCCTCTTCTGTCAGGTTATAGTCTGTAACTTCTCTGCATCTGTGTGTTACGCCTTTAAGAATGATGCCACCGACCCTATACGTGTGTTACCCCGAGTGAACGCTGCCCTCACCCCCATCCTGTACATCTGGGGCTGCTCCCCGCTCAGAGCCACGCTGCTCACCAAGGTGTGGAGgccctgctgcaggaggaggtga
- the LOC128438499 gene encoding D(1)-like dopamine receptor, whose product MSNSSLQGLSLALPLTSFGNVLLFLFSVSLASSIIFLNMSVCVSILLNRALRSENRFMYMLSTCFSDICSGVSYYYAGVLDVTDTINSPTRTYLIVPTFLGLSYMAILAAQADRYHAVASPFQYSRRMTLNRTVVVICAFWLYAFLIVAVNNLVTVGVAQRITSIGSFVGNIFTVIIMIGLNIRLFIIARFQLEKEPPSVERDIKRSSVYLILVVALFFLMTWLPLFCHVIVCNFSASVCYAFKNDATDPIRVLPRVNAALTPILYICGCSPLRATLLTKVWRPCCRRR is encoded by the coding sequence ATGAGTAACAGCAGCCTGCAGGGTCTGTCTCTAGCTCTGCCCCTCACCAGCTTTGgtaatgtgttgttgtttcttttcagtGTTTCCTTGGCTTCCAGCATCATCTTCctcaacatgtctgtgtgtgtctccatacTGCTGAACAGGGCTCTGCGCAGCGAGAACCGCTTCATGTACATGCTGAGCACCTGCTTCAGTGACATCTGTTCCGGCGTGTCTTATTACTATGCGGGGGTCCTGGATGTGACGGACACCATCAACTCCCCTACGAGAACATATTTAATCGTGCCCACATTTTTAGGTCTGTCCTACATGGCCATCCTGGCCGCGCAGGCCGACAGGTACCACGCTGTGGCTTCACCTTTCCAATACTCGCGCCGCATGACGCTCAACAGAACCGTGGTGGTCATCTGTGCTTTCTGGCTCTACGCCTTCCTCATCGTGGCTGTGAATAACCTGGTCACAGTCGGCGTGGCCCAACGGATCACGAGCATTGGCTCCTTCGTGGGCAACATCTTCACAGTGATTATAATGATAGGACTGAACATCAGGCTGTTCATCATAGCCAGGTtccagctggagaaggagccaCCCTCCGTGGAGAGGGACATCAAGCGCTCCTCGGTGTATCTCATACTGGTGGTGGCTTTGTTCTTTCTGATGACGTGGCTTCCCCTCTTCTGTCATGTTATAGTCTGTAACTTCTCTGCATCTGTGTGTTACGCCTTTAAGAATGATGCCACCGACCCTATACGTGTGTTACCCCGAGTGAACGCTGCCCTCACCCCCATCCTGTACATCTGCGGCTGCTCCCCGCTCAGAGCCACGCTGCTCACCAAGGTGTGGAGgccctgctgcaggaggaggtga
- the LOC128437804 gene encoding D(1)-like dopamine receptor, whose product MSNSSLQGLSLALPLTSFGNVLLFLFSVSLASSIIFLNMSVCVSILLNRALRSENRFMYMLSTCFSDICTGVSYYYVGVLDVNDGINSPRGTHLIVPTFLGLSYMAVLAAQADRYHAVTSPFQYSRRMTLNRTVVVICAYWLYAFLIVAVNNLVTVGVAQRITSIGSLVGNIFTVIIMIGLNIRLFIIARFQLEKEPPSVERDIKRSSVYLILVVALFFLMTWLPLFCQVIVCNFFGLVCYTFKNDATNPIRVLPRVNAALTPILYIWGCSPLRATLLTKVWRPCCRRR is encoded by the coding sequence ATGAGTAACAGCAGCCTGCAGGGTCTGTCTCTAGCTCTGCCCCTCACCAGCTTTGgtaatgtgttgttgtttcttttcagtGTTTCCTTGGCTTCCAGCATCATCTTCctcaacatgtctgtgtgtgtctccatacTGCTGAACAGGGCTCTGCGCAGCGAGAACCGCTTCATGTACATGCTGAGCACCTGCTTCAGTGACATCTGCACCGGCGTGTCTTATTACTATGTGGGGGTCCTGGATGTGAATGATGGCATTAACTCCCCTAGGGGAACACATTTAATCGTACCCACATTTTTAGGTCTGTCCTACATGGCCGTCCTGGCCGCGCAGGCCGACAGGTACCACGCTGTGACTTCACCTTTCCAATACTCGCGCCGCATGACGCTCAACAGAACCGTGGTGGTCATCTGTGCTTACTGGCTCTACGCCTTCCTCATCGTGGCTGTGAATAACCTGGTCACAGTCGGCGTGGCCCAACGGATCACGAGCATTGGCTCCTTAGTGGGCAACATCTTCACAGTGATTATAATGATAGGACTGAACATCAGGCTGTTCATCATAGCCAGGTtccagctggagaaggagccaCCCTCCGTGGAGAGGGACATCAAGCGCTCCTCGGTGTATCTCATACTGGTGGTGGCTTTGTTCTTTCTGATGACTTGGCTTCCCCTCTTCTGTCAGGTTATAGTCTGTAACTTCTTTGGCTTGGTGTGTTACACGTTTAAGAATGATGCCACCAACCCTATACGTGTGTTACCCCGAGTGAACGCTGCCCTCACCCCCATCCTGTACATCTGGGGCTGCTCCCCGCTCAGAGCCACGCTGCTCACCAAGGTGTGGAGgccctgctgcaggaggaggtga
- the LOC128438913 gene encoding D(1)-like dopamine receptor, giving the protein MSNSSLQGLSLALPLTSFGNVFLFLFSVSLAFSIIFLNMSVCVSILLNRALRSENRFMYMLSTCFSDICTGVSYYYVGVLDVKDNFDSPTRTYLIVPTFLGLSYMAVLAAQADRYHAVASPFQYSRRMTLNRTVLVICAFWLYAFLIVAVNNLVTVGVARQIVSIGSFVGNIFTVIIMIGLNIRLFIIARFQLEKEPPSVERDIKRSSVYLILVVALFFLMTWIPLFCHVIVCNFSASECYAFKNDATDPIRVLPRVNAALTPILYIWGCSPLRATLLTKVWRPCCRRR; this is encoded by the coding sequence ATGAGTAACAGCAGCCTGCAGGGTCTGTCTCTAGCTCTGCCCCTCACCAGCTTTggcaatgtgtttttgtttcttttcagtgTTTCCTTGGCTTTCAGCATCATCTTCctcaacatgtctgtgtgtgtctccatacTGCTGAACAGGGCTCTGCGCAGCGAGAACCGCTTCATGTACATGCTGAGCACCTGCTTCAGTGACATCTGCACCGGCGTGTCTTATTACTATGTGGGGGTCCTGGATGTGAAGGACAACTTCGACTCCCCTACGAGAACATATTTAATCGTGCCCACATTTTTAGGTCTGTCCTACATGGCCGTCCTGGCCGCGCAGGCCGACAGGTACCACGCTGTGGCTTCACCTTTCCAATACTCGCGCCGCATGACGCTCAACAGAACCGTGCTGGTCATCTGTGCTTTCTGGCTCTACGCCTTCCTCATCGTGGCTGTGAATAACCTGGTCACAGTCGGCGTGGCCAGACAGATCGTGAGCATTGGCTCCTTCGTGGGCAACATCTTTACAGTGATTATAATGATAGGACTGAACATCAGGCTGTTCATCATAGCCAGGTtccagctggagaaggagccaCCCTCCGTGGAGAGGGACATCAAGCGCTCCTCGGTGTATCTCATACTGGTGGTGGCTTTGTTCTTTCTGATGACTTGGATTCCCCTCTTCTGTCATGTTATAGTCTGTAACTTCTCTGCATCTGAGTGTTACGCCTTTAAGAATGATGCCACCGACCCTATACGTGTGTTACCCCGAGTGAACGCTGCCCTCACCCCCATCCTGTACATCTGGGGCTGCTCCCCGCTCAGAGCCACGCTGCTCACCAAGGTGTGGAGgccctgctgcaggaggaggtga
- the LOC128437798 gene encoding D(1)-like dopamine receptor: MSNSSLQGLSLALPLTSFGNVLMFLFSVSLASSIIFLNMSVCVSILLNRALRSENRFMYMLSTCFSDICTGVSYYYVGVMDVKDHFGSPTGTYYVVPTFLGLSYMAILAAQADRYHAVASPFQYSRRMTLNRTVVVICAFWLYAFLIVAVNNLVTVGVARQIVSIGSFVGNIFTVIIMIGLNIRLFIIARFQLEKEPPSVERDIKRSSVYLILVVALFFLTTWLPLFCHVIVCNFFGLVCYTFKNEGTDPLRVLPRVNAALTPILYIWGCSPLRATLLTKVWRPCCRRRRVSWTTRPH; encoded by the exons ATGAGTAACAGCAGCCTGCAGGGTCTGTCTCTAGCTCTGCCCCTCACCAGCTTTGGCAATGTGTTGATGTTTCTTTTCAGTGTTTCCTTGGCTTCCAGCATCATCTTCctcaacatgtctgtgtgtgtctccatacTGCTGAACAGGGCTCTGCGCAGCGAGAACCGCTTCATGTACATGCTGAGCACCTGCTTCAGTGACATCTGCACCGGCGTGTCTTATTACTATGTGGGGGTCATGGATGTGAAGGACCACTTCGGCTCCCCTACGGGAACATATTACGTGGTGCCCACATTTTTAGGTCTGTCCTACATGGCCATCCTGGCCGCGCAGGCCGACAGGTACCACGCTGTGGCTTCACCTTTCCAATACTCGCGCCGCATGACGCTCAACAGAACCGTGGTGGTCATCTGTGCTTTCTGGCTCTACGCCTTCCTCATCGTGGCTGTGAATAACCTGGTCACAGTCGGCGTGGCCAGACAGATCGTGAGCATTGGCTCCTTCGTGGGCAACATCTTTACAGTGATTATAATGATAGGACTGAACATCAGGCTGTTCATCATAGCCAGGTtccagctggagaaggagccaCCCTCCGTGGAGAGGGACATCAAGCGCTCCTCGGTGTATCTCATACTGGTGGTGGCTTTGTTCTTTTTGACGACGTGGCTTCCCCTCTTCTGTCATGTTATAGTCTGTAACTTCTTTGGCTTGGTGTGTTACACCTTTAAGAATGAGGGCACCGACCCTCTGCGTGTGTTACCCCGAGTGAACGCTGCCCTCACCCCCATCCTGTACATCTGGGGCTGCTCCCCGCTCAGAGCCACGCTGCTCACCAAGGTGTGGAGgccctgctgcaggaggag GCGTGTGTCCTGGACGACTCGGCCCCATTAG
- the LOC128438500 gene encoding C5a anaphylatoxin chemotactic receptor 1-like translates to MRLNATVPLSVDFDTPEDFLIFIFHIMFATSAVLVAGSVVIGISCTPSLRGQNRFIFMLNTSISDTMTGFSVYYLGLFDVQEGYPSRNGTFYILPSFLGVNVLTFLFAQFDRYFAVCHPFFYNRFISRYFVIGICAFCWIYTYSILTVQSLVPISIAAQMNAFGVMILQIILIVKLLMTVKLYIIARNHLVREVPGTEKENKKESLRIIVFVVICFLALWCPSFVNIIVRQMTRGGLKFRNEATNLFAILARLNALVTPALYICGSPALREAVWVTVWRRICPGRRPRIGLAIDGVTKK, encoded by the exons ATGCGCCTTAACGCCACCGTCCCTCTGTCGGTGGACTTCGACACTCCGGAAGacttcctcatcttcatcttccacATCATGTTCGCCACCAGCGCGGTGCTGGTCGCCGGCTCGGTGGTGATCGGGATCTCCTGCACCCCGTCTCTGCGAGGCCAGAACCGCTTCATATTCATGCTGAACACGAGCATCAGTGATACGATGACCGGCTTCTCGGTCTACTACCTCGGCCTCTTCGACGTCCAGGAGGGCTACCCCTCCAGGAACGGCACGTTTTACATCTTGCCCTCATTCCTCGGTGTCAATGTGTTGACCTTCCTGTTCGCTCAGTTTGATCGTTACTTCGCTGTGTGTCATCCATTCTTTTATAACCGCTTCATAAGCAGGTACTTTGTCATTGGTATCTGCGCATTTTGTTGGATTTACACCTACTCCATCCTCACTGTGCAGAGCCTGGTGCCAATTTCAATAGCGGCTCAGATGAACGCATTCGGTGTAATGATTCTGCAGATTATACTTATTGTCAAACTGCTGATGACCGTTAAATTATACATCATCGCGAGGAACCACTTGGTGAGAGAGGTGCCCGGCACggaaaaagagaacaaaaaggAGTCGCTGCGCATCATTGTGTTTGTGGTGATTTGCTTCTTGGCGCTGTGGTGTCCGTCATTCGTGAATATCATTGTCAGACAGATGACCAGGGGAGGTCTGAAGTTCAGGAACGAGGCCACCAACCTGTTCGCCATCTTGGCTCGACTGAACGCACTGGTCACCCCGGCTCTGTACATCTGTGGCAGCCCGGCGCTGCGGGAGGCCGTGTGGGTTACTGTGTGGCGGAGGATCTGCCCCGGGCGGAGGCCGAG AATTGGTTTAGCTATCGATGGAGTAACAAAGAAATGA